From Myxococcus stipitatus, one genomic window encodes:
- a CDS encoding DUF4920 domain-containing protein → MNPLRTSLMLLVAVPLLALAADKTPAKDKAAKADKAAASDCHHPADAKTAAPAPAPGAQDGWKLTRGEPLKGAAAVKLADLIAKPQAHDGKTVLLEGRVRKACERKGCWMELAADDQAKSPGVRVTFKDYGFFVPLDSAGAQARVEGVVKVAELSEGHASHYESEGAVVPRGTDGKPREVQLVATGVELRR, encoded by the coding sequence ATGAACCCGCTCCGCACGTCCCTGATGCTGCTGGTCGCAGTTCCCCTGCTCGCTCTCGCGGCGGACAAGACGCCCGCCAAGGACAAGGCCGCGAAGGCCGATAAGGCCGCGGCGAGCGACTGTCACCATCCGGCCGACGCCAAGACGGCCGCCCCCGCGCCGGCGCCCGGCGCCCAGGACGGCTGGAAGCTCACCCGCGGCGAGCCCCTCAAGGGCGCGGCGGCGGTGAAGCTGGCGGACCTCATCGCGAAGCCCCAGGCCCATGACGGAAAGACGGTGCTGCTCGAGGGCCGCGTGCGCAAGGCGTGCGAGCGCAAGGGCTGCTGGATGGAGCTGGCGGCGGACGACCAGGCCAAGAGCCCCGGCGTGCGCGTCACGTTCAAGGACTACGGCTTCTTCGTCCCGCTGGACTCGGCCGGCGCCCAGGCCCGCGTCGAGGGCGTGGTGAAGGTGGCCGAGCTGAGCGAGGGCCACGCGTCGCACTACGAATCCGAGGGCGCCGTCGTCCCGCGCGGCACGGATGGCAAGCCGCGCGAGGTGCAGCTGGTCGCGACGGGCGTCGAGCTGCGCCGGTAG
- a CDS encoding DUF2752 domain-containing protein, protein MKVLVPPRNRRLGTVDYLGLIGLVGLLIARYIPVARIIPFWGCVLRERTGWPCLGCGLTRVADRVAHFNFVGAWEANPLGTVAAILFAFAALAMVLHLVFAIPIPEVQLTPREWQVFQAAMPVIILVNYAYVVVKTRFPHWLL, encoded by the coding sequence ATGAAGGTCCTCGTCCCTCCCAGGAATCGTCGACTCGGCACGGTGGACTACCTGGGCCTCATCGGCCTGGTGGGGCTGCTGATCGCCCGCTACATCCCGGTGGCCCGCATCATCCCGTTCTGGGGCTGTGTGCTGCGCGAGAGGACGGGCTGGCCCTGCCTCGGGTGTGGGCTGACGCGGGTGGCGGACCGGGTGGCCCACTTCAACTTCGTGGGCGCGTGGGAGGCCAACCCCCTGGGCACCGTGGCGGCCATCCTGTTCGCCTTCGCCGCGCTGGCCATGGTGCTGCACCTCGTCTTCGCCATCCCCATCCCGGAGGTCCAGCTCACACCCCGGGAGTGGCAGGTATTCCAGGCGGCGATGCCTGTCATCATCCTGGTCAATTACGCCTACGTGGTGGTGAAGACGCGTTTTCCCCACTGGCTGCTGTAG
- the plsY gene encoding glycerol-3-phosphate 1-O-acyltransferase PlsY, translating to MTSALVLLGYLAGSIPFGVLLTRWLRGVDVRQGGSGNIGATNVTRVAGKKLGAVVLVLDALKGALPVALALRLMPEQPLVHVAVGMAAVLGHVYPVWLKLKGGKGVATALGVLLVLVPLAALAAGGVYVAILAVSRVSSLGSLAAGATAVGVSAYAAPALAYAALSALLFVLMLWTHRGNIVRLARRTERRF from the coding sequence GTGACCTCCGCGCTCGTCCTGCTGGGCTATCTCGCCGGCTCCATTCCGTTCGGTGTGCTGCTGACGCGGTGGCTGCGGGGCGTGGACGTGCGCCAGGGCGGCAGTGGCAACATCGGCGCGACCAACGTCACGCGCGTCGCCGGCAAGAAGCTGGGCGCGGTGGTGCTCGTGCTGGACGCGCTGAAGGGCGCCCTGCCGGTGGCGCTCGCGCTGCGGCTGATGCCGGAGCAGCCGCTGGTGCACGTGGCGGTGGGGATGGCCGCGGTCCTGGGCCACGTCTACCCCGTGTGGCTGAAGCTGAAGGGGGGCAAGGGCGTGGCCACGGCGCTGGGCGTGCTGCTGGTGCTGGTGCCCCTGGCCGCGCTCGCGGCGGGCGGCGTCTACGTCGCCATCCTCGCGGTGTCGCGCGTCAGCTCGCTGGGCTCGCTCGCGGCGGGCGCGACGGCGGTGGGCGTGTCCGCGTATGCCGCGCCCGCGCTGGCGTACGCGGCGCTGTCAGCCCTGCTCTTCGTCCTCATGCTGTGGACGCACCGGGGCAACATCGTCCGGCTGGCGCGGCGCACCGAGCGGCGCTTCTGA
- a CDS encoding THUMP domain-containing class I SAM-dependent RNA methyltransferase, translating to MAERIALFATTARGTEDLLADELKELGARRIRQDRGGVRFMATLDEALMVCLWSRIAMRVLYPLGAFEAHGADGLYEAAASVPWEEHLTPSTTFAVDATLKDSEHSHSGFVALKVKDAIVDRMREVVGTRPDVNTKNPDVSVVAHLSRDTLSLSLDLCGEPLHRRGYRVRPTAAPLKETLAAAILRAAHYTGEEALVDPMCGSGTLLIEGGMIARRRAPGLNRDFAVERWPEMGARAKELLTDMRADARRNERKVQVPLWGFDKDAEALEAASRNVRAAKLSEEITLAEGDATKLPPLPGTGGLILTNPPYGDRLGTGGQKGMKSFYYKLGESLRVPGWRAWVLIGNPAFESAFHARPSARRELWNGPIACSLLGYRAPDARGGDSEAPLGAPRQPDDVAPVRPQHEDEEQG from the coding sequence ATGGCTGAACGCATCGCCCTCTTCGCCACCACCGCCCGAGGTACCGAGGACCTGCTCGCCGACGAGCTGAAGGAGCTCGGCGCGCGCCGCATCCGCCAGGACCGCGGGGGCGTCCGCTTCATGGCCACGCTCGACGAGGCCCTGATGGTGTGCCTCTGGTCCCGCATCGCCATGCGCGTGCTCTACCCGCTGGGCGCCTTCGAGGCCCATGGCGCGGACGGGCTCTACGAGGCCGCCGCCAGCGTCCCCTGGGAGGAGCACCTGACGCCCTCCACCACCTTCGCGGTGGACGCCACGCTGAAGGACAGCGAGCACAGCCACTCGGGCTTCGTGGCGCTCAAGGTGAAGGACGCCATCGTCGACCGCATGCGCGAGGTCGTGGGCACCCGTCCGGACGTGAACACGAAGAACCCCGACGTCAGCGTGGTGGCGCACCTGTCGCGCGACACGCTGTCGCTCTCGCTCGACCTGTGCGGCGAGCCGCTGCACCGCCGGGGCTACCGGGTGCGCCCCACGGCCGCGCCCCTCAAGGAGACGCTCGCCGCCGCCATCCTCCGCGCCGCGCACTACACCGGCGAGGAGGCCCTGGTGGACCCCATGTGCGGCTCCGGCACCCTGCTCATCGAGGGCGGGATGATTGCGCGGCGCAGGGCCCCGGGCCTCAACCGGGACTTCGCCGTGGAGCGCTGGCCGGAGATGGGCGCCCGCGCGAAGGAGCTGCTCACGGACATGCGCGCGGACGCCCGGCGCAACGAGCGCAAGGTGCAGGTCCCCCTATGGGGCTTCGACAAGGACGCGGAGGCGCTCGAGGCCGCCTCGCGCAACGTGCGCGCCGCGAAGCTGTCGGAGGAAATCACCCTGGCCGAGGGCGACGCCACGAAGCTGCCGCCCCTGCCCGGCACGGGCGGCCTGATTCTCACCAACCCGCCCTACGGAGACCGGCTGGGGACGGGCGGCCAGAAGGGCATGAAGAGCTTCTATTACAAGCTGGGCGAGTCGCTGCGCGTGCCCGGCTGGCGCGCCTGGGTGCTCATCGGCAACCCCGCCTTCGAGAGCGCCTTCCACGCGCGCCCCTCCGCGCGGCGCGAGTTGTGGAACGGCCCCATCGCCTGCTCGCTGCTCGGCTACCGCGCCCCGGACGCGCGCGGCGGCGACTCAGAAGCGCCGCTCGGTGCGCCGCGCCAGCCGGACGATGTTGCCCCGGTGCGTCCACAGCATGAGGACGAAGAGCAGGGCTGA
- a CDS encoding antibiotic biosynthesis monooxygenase family protein — MIVAISRFRAAPQEAERLVARFQERSRQVDTHEGFLGLEVLRSFEPAPELLLVTRWRDKEAMRAYFQSEDFRRAKAASANQEGATFAFYEVVGT; from the coding sequence ATGATTGTCGCCATCTCCCGCTTCCGCGCCGCGCCCCAGGAGGCCGAGCGCCTGGTCGCCCGCTTCCAGGAGCGCTCCCGCCAGGTGGACACGCACGAGGGCTTCCTGGGGCTGGAGGTGCTGCGCTCGTTCGAGCCGGCCCCGGAGCTGCTGCTGGTGACGCGCTGGCGGGACAAGGAGGCCATGCGGGCCTACTTCCAGTCAGAGGACTTCCGCCGCGCGAAGGCGGCCAGCGCCAACCAGGAGGGGGCCACCTTCGCCTTCTACGAGGTGGTGGGCACCTGA